A stretch of Porites lutea chromosome 5, jaPorLute2.1, whole genome shotgun sequence DNA encodes these proteins:
- the LOC140938095 gene encoding uncharacterized protein, translating into MLHSYGNIISTKAVLDDETKKGYGFVDFESSAEAQKALKALRRRGFHAQMAKQQGKDPTNLCFLYLPMDFDEPKLEAMLRKYGKVQSTRILRDSDNMNKMVGFARMENTHICKQIIEDFNGEKIEGNVRSLVVKFADLGPRDRQKSRKNHADSSCSTNGQGGRPFYEETHEDDELFYGDESCDSVLAKRNPYRTAEAHPFLRIAFNLGMLGLAKLAEKGYGTNHGGSQYRRAISSMCRLVCYLVKKQWLTEAFMEAHVSRSSKQNRLLGSVTANPGCSQLENGYSQSASKESSCDSCFLQDFVSFLINNVDNPMWLFEVLKELGDQLCIDIADGSLTSLEQKQNFRIKSACQGYPPVNLLLQKDLDAFSKLLLGPQMADLVARVTPTRDRLTHRPSKVIYRLRQGRIYDTRLQEVLQIAKRAFSISDSSGAMFKNLTDKITTEFPLLGQQQEHLLTYEMANKHSILEQLLEQDSWDCFRV; encoded by the exons ATGCTCCACAGTTATGGAAATATTATCTCAACAAAGGCTGTTTTGGATgacgaaacaaaaaaag GATACGGATTCGTGGATTTTGAGTCTTCAGCTGAAGCCCAAAAAGCATTAAAGGCCTTGAGGCGCAGAGGATTTCACGCCCAAATGGCAAAG CAACAAGGGAAAGACCCCACAAATTTATGTTTTCTCTACCTTCCAATGGATTTCGATGAACCG AAATTAGAAGCTATGCTAAGGAAATATGGAAAAGTACAATCAACCAGGATCTTGAGAGATTCAGACAATATGAATAAGATGGTAGGATTTGCAAG aATGGAAAATACACACATTTGCAAACAGATTATTGAAGACTTTAATGGAGAAAAGATTGAAG GAAATGTCAGATCACTTGTCGTCAAGTTTGCTGATTTAGGTCCCAGGGACAGACAGAAATCTCGGAAAAATCATG caGACAGCTCTTGTTCAACTAATGGGCAGGGG ggGCGCCCATTTTACGAAGAAACACATGAGGACGATGAATTATTTTACGGTGACGAAAGCTGCGACAGTGTGTTGGCCAAGAGAAATCCGTACAGAACTGCTGAAGCGCACCCATTTCTGAGAATCGCGTTTAATCTGGGTATGTTGGGACTAGCAAAACTGGCAGAGAAAGGTTATGGAACGAACCACGGCGGGTCTCAGTATCGTCGCGCCATTTCCTCCATGTGCAG ACTTGTTTGCTATCTGGTGAAGAAGCAGTGGTTGACGGAAGCATTTATGGAGGCGCATGTGAGCAGATCTTCAAAACAGAACAGACTCTTGGGGAGTGTTACTGCTAATCCAGGTTGCAGCCAATTAGAAAATG GTTATTCACAGAGCGCATCCAAAGAGTCAAGTTGTGACAGTTGTTTCCTTCAAGATTTTGTCTCGTTCTTGATCAATAATGTGGACAATCCAATGTGGTTATTCGAAGTGCTTAAAGAG CTGGGAGACCAACTGTGCATTGACATCGCTGACGGAAGTCTTACATCATTggagcaaaaacaaaacttccgGATCAAAAGCGCTTGCCAGGGCTATCCTCCTGTTAACCTTCTGCTGCAGAA GGACTTGGATGCTTTCTCTAAACTTCTTCTGGGACCGCAAATGGCTGACTTGGTCGCAAGAGTCACTCCTACTCGCGACCGACTCACACATAGGCCATCAAAAGTAATTTACCGGCTTCGTCAAGGCAGAATATATGACACTCGGCTACAGGAAGTGCTGCAAATTGCCAAAAGAGCCTTTAGTATCTCAGACTCCAGCGGAGCCATGTTTAAGAACTTGACTGACAAGATAACGACTGAGTTCCCACTCCTTGGGCAACAGCAGGAGCACCTTTTGACTTACGAGATGGCAAATAAGCACTCAATCCTTGAGCAGCTGCTGGAGCAGGACAGTTGGGATTGCTTTCGAGTGTGA